A genomic stretch from Streptomyces sp. QL37 includes:
- the eccD gene encoding type VII secretion integral membrane protein EccD — MTAQTAATGSGRPGPGVPAGNGTGFCRVTVVAPDSRVDVALPEDIPVADLYPEILRLSGQSPAQGAPVGYHLVRRDGTVLDSGRTLAGLRVLDGELLSLRPFSESLPPAVFDDVSDAVATAVAKDRTLWGDTLMRSAGLFGGSVLLVLLGFVLWTSDVRHDMHGLPGILAAVTALLLLALACVRARVYADRGSSIALGIGALTNAAVAGAGLLSLSQGQGIGRLQFLLACAAVLVVSVILMIAAPEGDGTFVAFVFASAIGVLVTFIAIMTGMAPSETAAVCAPLSVGLLGFLPGLSTRFARLPIGFEPPRTTVGDYGTSDPAPQGPVDADRIAAQARRGHELLLGLVGGCALVAVGAAAVLGFSDSVWGQLLALATGVAMLMRAHLFRYTAQVGCALGAGLAALVLLGLGLSLNPPAELIRDALTGDSAGLDIRTIWLTAAVAGVAALITAIGLIVPRKGVTPFWGRFLEVAEACVLLTLLPLCLAVFDVYHSIRALTS, encoded by the coding sequence ATGACGGCCCAAACGGCGGCGACCGGATCCGGTCGGCCGGGTCCCGGAGTTCCGGCCGGCAACGGAACCGGCTTCTGCCGGGTCACGGTCGTCGCGCCCGACAGCCGCGTCGACGTGGCGCTGCCCGAGGACATCCCCGTCGCCGACCTCTACCCGGAGATCCTCCGGCTTTCGGGGCAGAGCCCCGCCCAGGGCGCCCCGGTCGGCTATCACCTGGTGCGCCGTGACGGCACCGTGCTCGACAGCGGGCGCACGCTCGCCGGCCTGCGCGTCCTCGACGGCGAGCTGCTGTCGCTGCGGCCCTTCTCGGAGTCGCTGCCCCCCGCGGTCTTCGACGACGTCTCCGACGCGGTCGCCACAGCCGTCGCCAAGGACCGCACCCTCTGGGGCGACACCCTCATGCGCTCGGCCGGCCTCTTCGGCGGCTCCGTCCTGCTGGTCCTGCTCGGCTTCGTGCTGTGGACCTCCGACGTCCGGCACGACATGCACGGCCTGCCGGGCATCCTGGCCGCCGTCACCGCTCTCCTTCTTCTCGCGCTGGCGTGCGTACGCGCGCGTGTCTACGCGGACCGTGGCTCGTCCATCGCGCTGGGGATCGGCGCACTCACCAACGCCGCGGTCGCCGGCGCCGGGCTCCTCTCGCTCAGCCAGGGCCAGGGCATCGGCAGGCTCCAGTTCCTGCTCGCCTGCGCCGCCGTGCTGGTGGTGTCGGTGATCCTCATGATCGCCGCTCCCGAGGGCGACGGGACGTTCGTCGCGTTCGTGTTCGCCTCCGCCATCGGCGTACTGGTCACCTTCATCGCGATCATGACCGGCATGGCGCCGTCCGAGACCGCGGCCGTCTGCGCGCCCCTCTCCGTGGGACTGCTCGGCTTCCTGCCGGGGCTCTCCACCCGCTTCGCCCGCCTCCCGATCGGCTTCGAGCCTCCCCGCACCACCGTCGGCGACTACGGGACGTCCGACCCGGCCCCGCAGGGTCCCGTCGATGCCGACCGCATCGCCGCCCAGGCGCGGCGCGGCCACGAGCTGCTCCTCGGTCTGGTCGGCGGATGCGCGCTGGTGGCCGTGGGCGCAGCCGCGGTGCTCGGCTTCTCGGACAGCGTCTGGGGCCAGCTGCTGGCGCTCGCGACCGGGGTCGCGATGCTGATGCGCGCCCACCTGTTCCGCTACACGGCCCAGGTCGGCTGCGCCCTGGGAGCCGGCCTCGCCGCCCTCGTGCTGCTCGGCCTCGGACTGTCGCTCAACCCGCCGGCCGAGCTGATCCGCGACGCGCTCACGGGCGACAGCGCGGGACTCGACATCCGTACGATCTGGCTCACCGCCGCCGTCGCGGGTGTGGCCGCACTGATCACCGCCATAGGCCTGATCGTGCCGCGCAAGGGCGTCACCCCGTTCTGGGGTCGCTTCCTGGAGGTCGCCGAAGCGTGCGTACTCCTGACGCTGCTGCCGCTGTGCCTCGCCGTTTTCGACGTCTACCACTCGATCCGGGCGCTCACCAGCTGA
- the rpsO gene encoding 30S ribosomal protein S15, with the protein MPLDAATKKQIMSEFAQKEGDTGSPEVQVAMLSRRISDLTEHLKTHKHDHHSRRGLLILVGQRRRLLQYLAKKDIQRFRALVDRLGIRRGAAGGAK; encoded by the coding sequence GTGCCGCTCGACGCCGCTACGAAGAAGCAGATCATGTCCGAGTTCGCCCAGAAGGAGGGTGACACCGGATCCCCCGAGGTCCAGGTCGCCATGCTCTCCCGCCGGATCTCGGACCTGACGGAGCACCTCAAGACGCACAAGCACGACCACCACTCCCGTCGTGGTCTGCTGATCCTGGTCGGCCAGCGTCGCCGCCTCCTGCAGTACCTTGCCAAGAAGGACATCCAGCGCTTCCGTGCGCTCGTCGACCGCCTCGGCATCCGCCGTGGCGCGGCCGGCGGCGCCAAGTAA
- a CDS encoding polyribonucleotide nucleotidyltransferase, with product MENETHYAEAVIDNGTFGTRTIRFETGRLAKQAAGSAVAYLDDDTMVLSATTASKRPKDNLDFFPLTVDVEERQYAAGKIPGSFFRREGRPSEDAILTCRLIDRPLRPSFKKGLRNEIQIVETIMALNPDHLYDVVAINAASASTILAGLPFSGPIGATRVALIKGQWVAFPTHTELEDAVFDMVVAGRVLEDGDVAIMMVEAEATEKTIQLVKDGAEAPTEEVVAAGLEAAKPFIKALCKAQSDLAAKAAKPTGEFPVFLDYQDDVLEALSKAVSTELAKALTIAGKQEREAELDRIKEIAGEKLLPAFEGREKEISGAYRALTKKLVRERVIKDKVRIDGRGVTDIRTLAAEVEAIPRVHGSALFERGETQILGVTTLNMLRMEQQLDTLSPVTRKRYMHNYNFPPYSVGETGRVGSPKRREIGHGALAERAIVPVLPSREEFPYAIRQVSEALGSNGSTSMGSVCASTMSLLNAGVPLKAAVAGIAMGLISQEIDGKTHYVALTDILGAEDAFGDMDFKVAGTKQFVTALQLDTKLDGIPASVLAAALKQARDARLHILDVMNEAIDVPDEMSPNAPRIITVKIPVDKIGEVIGPKGKMINQIQEDTGADITIEDDGTIYIGAQQGSQAEAARATINAIANPTMPEVGERYLGTVVKTTTFGAFVSLMPGKDGLLHISQIRKLAGGKRVENVEDVLGVGAKVQVEIAEIDSRGKLSLIPVIEGEEDEKKDDTDK from the coding sequence GTGGAGAACGAGACCCACTACGCCGAGGCCGTTATCGACAACGGAACCTTCGGCACCCGCACCATCCGCTTCGAGACGGGCCGCCTGGCCAAGCAGGCCGCAGGCTCCGCCGTCGCGTACCTGGACGACGACACCATGGTGCTGTCGGCCACCACCGCTTCCAAGCGGCCCAAGGACAACCTCGACTTCTTCCCCCTCACGGTGGACGTCGAGGAGCGGCAGTACGCGGCCGGCAAGATCCCCGGCTCCTTCTTCCGCCGCGAGGGCCGGCCCTCCGAGGACGCGATCCTCACCTGCCGCCTGATCGACCGCCCGCTGCGCCCCTCCTTCAAGAAGGGCCTGCGCAACGAGATCCAGATCGTCGAGACGATCATGGCGCTCAACCCCGACCACCTGTACGACGTGGTCGCGATCAACGCCGCCTCCGCGTCCACGATCCTGGCGGGCCTGCCCTTCTCCGGCCCGATCGGCGCCACCCGCGTCGCCCTGATCAAGGGCCAGTGGGTCGCCTTCCCGACGCACACCGAGCTCGAGGACGCCGTCTTCGACATGGTCGTCGCCGGTCGCGTCCTGGAGGACGGCGACGTCGCGATCATGATGGTCGAGGCCGAGGCCACCGAGAAGACCATCCAGCTCGTCAAGGACGGCGCCGAGGCCCCGACCGAAGAGGTCGTGGCCGCCGGTCTGGAAGCCGCGAAGCCCTTCATCAAGGCGCTCTGCAAGGCCCAGTCCGACCTCGCCGCCAAGGCCGCCAAGCCCACCGGCGAGTTCCCGGTCTTCCTCGACTACCAGGACGACGTCCTGGAGGCGCTCTCCAAGGCCGTCAGCACCGAGCTCGCCAAGGCGCTCACCATCGCCGGCAAGCAGGAGCGCGAGGCGGAGCTCGACCGCATCAAGGAGATCGCGGGCGAGAAGCTCCTCCCGGCCTTCGAGGGCCGCGAGAAGGAGATCTCCGGTGCCTACCGCGCGCTGACCAAGAAGCTGGTCCGCGAGCGCGTCATCAAGGACAAGGTCCGCATCGACGGCCGCGGCGTCACGGACATCCGTACGCTCGCCGCCGAGGTCGAGGCCATCCCGCGCGTGCACGGCTCGGCGCTGTTCGAGCGTGGCGAGACCCAGATCCTGGGCGTCACCACCCTCAACATGCTCCGCATGGAGCAGCAGCTGGACACCCTTTCCCCGGTGACCCGCAAGCGCTACATGCACAACTACAACTTCCCGCCGTACTCCGTCGGTGAGACCGGCCGCGTGGGCTCGCCCAAGCGCCGCGAGATCGGCCATGGCGCGCTCGCCGAGCGCGCCATCGTGCCGGTGCTGCCATCGCGCGAGGAGTTCCCCTACGCGATCCGCCAGGTCTCCGAGGCGCTGGGCTCCAACGGCTCGACGTCCATGGGCTCGGTCTGCGCCTCCACCATGTCGCTGCTGAACGCCGGTGTGCCCCTCAAGGCCGCCGTCGCCGGCATCGCCATGGGCCTGATCTCGCAGGAGATCGACGGCAAGACCCACTACGTCGCCCTCACCGACATCCTCGGTGCGGAGGACGCCTTCGGCGACATGGACTTCAAGGTCGCCGGTACGAAGCAGTTCGTGACCGCGCTCCAGCTCGACACCAAGCTCGACGGCATCCCCGCCTCGGTGCTGGCCGCCGCGCTGAAGCAGGCCCGTGACGCGCGTCTGCACATCCTGGACGTCATGAACGAGGCCATCGACGTCCCGGACGAGATGTCCCCCAACGCCCCGCGGATCATCACCGTCAAGATCCCGGTGGACAAGATCGGTGAGGTCATCGGCCCCAAGGGCAAGATGATCAACCAGATCCAGGAGGACACCGGCGCCGACATCACGATCGAGGACGACGGCACCATCTACATCGGTGCCCAGCAGGGCTCGCAGGCCGAGGCCGCCCGCGCCACGATCAACGCCATCGCCAACCCGACCATGCCGGAGGTCGGCGAGCGCTACCTGGGTACGGTCGTCAAGACCACCACCTTCGGTGCCTTCGTCTCCCTGATGCCCGGCAAGGACGGTCTGCTGCACATCTCGCAGATCCGCAAGCTCGCCGGTGGCAAGCGCGTGGAGAACGTCGAGGACGTGCTCGGCGTCGGCGCCAAGGTCCAGGTCGAGATCGCGGAGATCGACTCCCGCGGCAAGCTCTCCCTCATCCCCGTCATCGAGGGTGAAGAGGACGAGAAGAAGGACGACACCGACAAGTGA
- a CDS encoding pitrilysin family protein, whose protein sequence is MTSRSSVATARPSSEGRAVARTQTLLKGSNGIGTVRRTVLPGGLRVVTETLPSVRSATFGIWANVGSRDETPTLNGATHYLEHLLFKGTAKRSALDISSAIDAVGGEMNAFTAKEYTCYYARVLDTDLPLAIDVVCDMLTGSLIAPEDVDAERGVILEEIAMTEDDPGDCVHDLFAHTMLGDTPLGRPVLGTVDTINALNRGQIARFYKKHYDPTHLVVAAAGNVDHATVVRQVRKAFERAGALSRTDAVPTAPREGSRTLRATGRVELLNRKTEQAHVVLGMPGLARTDERRWALGVLNTALGGGMSSRLFQEVREKRGLAYSVYSYTSGFADCGLFGVYAGCRPSQVHDVLKICRDELDRAATDGLGDEEISRAVGQLAGSTVLGLEDTGALMNRIGKSELCWGEQMSVDDMLAKIAAVTPDEVRAVAADVLGQRPSLSVIGPLKDKQADRLQEAVS, encoded by the coding sequence GTGACGTCCCGTAGTTCCGTGGCGACGGCCCGCCCCTCCTCGGAGGGGCGGGCCGTCGCCCGTACCCAAACGCTTCTCAAGGGCAGCAACGGCATCGGCACCGTCCGCCGCACCGTCCTCCCGGGCGGTCTCCGGGTCGTCACCGAGACGCTGCCCTCCGTACGCTCCGCCACCTTCGGGATCTGGGCCAACGTCGGTTCACGCGACGAGACGCCCACCCTGAACGGCGCGACGCACTACCTCGAGCACCTCCTCTTCAAGGGCACGGCCAAGCGCAGTGCCCTCGACATCTCGTCCGCGATCGACGCGGTCGGCGGCGAGATGAACGCCTTCACGGCGAAGGAGTACACCTGCTACTACGCGCGGGTCCTGGACACGGACCTGCCGCTGGCCATCGATGTCGTCTGCGACATGCTGACCGGCTCCCTGATCGCCCCCGAGGACGTCGACGCCGAGCGCGGCGTCATCCTCGAGGAGATCGCGATGACGGAGGACGACCCGGGCGACTGCGTGCACGACCTGTTCGCACACACGATGCTCGGTGACACCCCGCTGGGCCGCCCCGTGCTCGGCACCGTCGACACGATCAACGCCCTGAACCGCGGCCAGATCGCCCGCTTCTACAAGAAGCACTACGACCCCACGCACCTGGTCGTCGCCGCCGCCGGCAACGTCGACCACGCCACGGTCGTACGACAGGTCCGCAAGGCGTTCGAGCGCGCCGGCGCCCTGAGCCGCACGGACGCCGTCCCCACGGCGCCCCGCGAAGGCTCCCGCACCCTGCGTGCCACCGGCCGCGTCGAACTGCTCAACCGCAAGACCGAGCAGGCCCACGTCGTCCTCGGCATGCCCGGCCTGGCCAGGACCGACGAGCGCCGGTGGGCGCTCGGCGTCCTGAACACCGCGCTCGGCGGCGGCATGAGCTCCCGCCTCTTCCAGGAGGTCCGGGAGAAGCGCGGCCTGGCCTACAGCGTGTACTCGTACACCTCGGGCTTCGCCGACTGCGGGCTGTTCGGTGTGTACGCGGGCTGCCGCCCCAGCCAGGTGCACGACGTCCTCAAGATCTGCCGCGACGAGCTCGACCGCGCGGCGACGGACGGCCTCGGCGACGAGGAGATCAGCCGCGCCGTCGGCCAGCTCGCCGGTTCCACGGTCCTCGGCCTGGAGGACACGGGCGCGCTGATGAACCGCATCGGCAAGAGCGAGCTCTGCTGGGGCGAACAGATGTCCGTCGATGACATGCTGGCCAAGATCGCGGCGGTCACCCCCGACGAGGTCCGGGCCGTGGCGGCCGACGTCCTCGGACAGAGGCCCTCGCTCTCGGTCATCGGCCCGCTGAAGGACAAGCAGGCCGACCGCCTCCAGGAAGCGGTCTCCTAA